ATCTAAGGTCCTTGATATTGATCTGCAAAAGCAATTGAGACCCTACATGGAGTCCATGGTTCCTCTACCTGGAATCTTTGATCCTGATTTTGTTGCTGCGAATCAGACCTCACGAGCCAATAACGTTGTAAAAGGCACCAAGAAAGAACAAGTCCAGCAAATCATTAAGGATATTAGGTAATATATACCTTTTTAGTATATGTCAgttcaaaatcttaaatttgaagtttttcataataataagcTGATTGTGTTCTAATTTATTAGGGAATTCAAGGAGAAGAGTAAAGTGGACAGAGTTGTAGTGCTGTGGACTGCCAACACAGAGAGGTACAGTAATGTGATTGTGGGGCTAAATGACACAATAGAAAATCTTATGGCTTCTGTGGACAAAAACGAGTCGGAGATATCTCCTTCCACCCTCTATGCAATTGCTTGTGTCCTTGAAAATGTCCCTTTCATCAATGGTAGCCCACAGAACACTTTTGTCCCAGGTACCCCTTTTTCTTAATCTTCCATAAAACTTGCtactttttacctttttcaatTCCTTTTCGAGCCGAATTCACTGAAATTCATGGGATCTTGTTAACAGGGTTGATTGACTTAGCCATTCATAGAAATAGTTTGATTGGAGGGGATGATTTTAAGAGTGGTCAGACCAAGATGAAATCTGTGCTTGTAGATTTTCTTGTTGGTGCTGGTATTAAGGTACCTGGATTCTGTTGATTGAACTTTGTGATCTGATCATGTCATAAAAATTTGGGTGTTCTTAAAAATATGTTGACTTTGTTGTCGTCAGCCAACATCTATAGTGAGCTACAACCATCTGGGAAACAACGATGGAATGAACCTATCAGCCCCTCAAACATTCAGATCCAAGGAGATCTCAAAGAGTAATGTTGTGGATGACATGGTCTCCAGCAATGGCATCCTCTTTGAGCCTGGCGAGCACCCTGACCATGTGGTGGTCATCAAGGTATAATCCTTAAGATTTCCGAAGATTTGTGAATACAGATATGAATATCTTATGAACTGTTGAAagttatgaaattttgttaaatcCTCCCTGGTTTTGGAATGGAAATTTTCAGTATGTTCCTTACGTGGGGGACAGTAAGAGGGCCATGGATGAGTACACCTCGGAGATATTCATGGGTGGGAAAAGCACCATAGTGTTGCACAACACTTGCGAGGATTCTCTCTTAGCCGCTCCTATCATACTCGATTTGGTTCTTCTTGCTGAACTCAGCACTCGTATTCAATTCAAGGCTGAAGGAGAGGTCAGTTTTGATTCTCTAAGCCATTTTTGTTTGCCATTTTGAAATGACTCTAAAACGCAACTGAATTGGGTTTGTGTAGGGAAAGTTTCACTCTTTCCACCCTGTGGCCACCATCCTCAGTTACCTTACAAAGGCTCCTCTTGTAAGTTTTTACACAATCACTTGCCTTCTGAAATCATGAACTTTCATCGTTGAACGTATTTCTGACTCGAAAATGGCAATAACAGGTTCCACCGGGCACACCCGTGGTGAACGCTCTGTCGAAGCAGCGTGCGATGCTGGAGAATATAATGAGAGCTTGTGTTGGGTTGGCACCTGAGAACAACATGATTTTGGAGTACAAGTGAAGTGCGAGGAAGTTTGAGTTTGATAGGCTAATTGATTTTCTGGTGTATAAGTTTGTGAAAAGTATGCAATTAGTTTGGGCTTTTGGGGAAGCCATGTCTGTAATGGAATTActgatatttataaataaataggtttttgtgttttttatgTTCTTGTGTTCTTCATAAGGAACCTATACTTCCAAGGACTCCAAATGGGCTTTACATCTGACACCACAAAATGTGACCAATAATTTGAGTGAAGAAGACAATAAAAGTGGTCCATGGCCAAATGCTACCTTTTGATGCCCAAACACAATGGTAAAAGGATTCCTTACCAGTACCACTTGCTTGATAGtgactttaaaattttcttccaaaacgTTTGGAATTTTGTAATGATTGTATTCGTGATGCATGTTGTTCGTTTACCAATTTACTTACTTAAGAAGATAGGGGGAAATTGCACACTGTTTATCATAAACGCTTTGATGCATAAGTGTGTGGGTCGGATTGGCCCAAGATGTGGCTTCCTTAAGGCCTATTTGAGCCCTAAGTATGGTTGGATTGGACTCCAGCTCCAAGTGTGTAGCTAGGCTCAAGGTTGGGTTAGCCTTAACCTGGTAAGCTCGAGGCCTATTTAGGCCCGAGTCCACTtccattttcaactttttggtTCTACCGGTCATATTGAAAAATTGTTATACACTCAAACGTATTTTAACTCGAACataaaagatgaaatgaaaaggaacaaaaaataaaaaacgttAGTCAGCTTTTAAGTTTATGTATATGAAATTCACAAGTTCGAGCAGCAAGATTCATAATCATTCATAGTAAGTTTCCTTGTTTTTGTGATGGCACAAACTTGcacgttttcttttttacattcAAACAAATACAATACTTTTAAAGCGCCGCCACAGTCTCATCTTTCTTTAGCTCggccgccaccgccgccggcAGTAGTGCACTTCTCTTGTTCCATACTCTGCTGTCTGCACTCCATGCTGCAAAAAGCAGTATCTCCCCTGCATATCAACAACTAAAAATCAAGTTTATGGAGGTTTACATAAGAAAAATGGATATAATTGATTCATACATACATGTACATGTAAATGTCACGGGCGGGTGAGAGACGGCGTTGACAGAAGGAGCAAGTACGTAGAAAGTGAAGAGAAGAATTTTGGGAGAGACTTCTCCGGCCTCTCGGTGACGCGAAGGCAAAGGTGTGATTCATCACATCATGCTCAAGACGAGAAATTTCTCTGGTGTCCGGATTTTGATCATCGTACGGCTGTTGACCCTTT
This genomic window from Cucurbita pepo subsp. pepo cultivar mu-cu-16 chromosome LG01, ASM280686v2, whole genome shotgun sequence contains:
- the LOC111778163 gene encoding protein MARD1-like, whose translation is MIHSPSSSYSIPCLCLCLCVKMLLGNPRPQIKRTASVSRITVDVRQEKGQQPYDDQNPDTREISRLEHDVMNHTFAFASPRGRRSLSQNSSLHFLRTCSFCQRRLSPARDIYMYMGDTAFCSMECRQQSMEQEKCTTAGGGGGRAKER
- the LOC111803477 gene encoding inositol-3-phosphate synthase, yielding MFIDSFKVESPNVKYTHDEIHSVYNYETTELLHENRSGTYQWIVKPKSVQYEFKTDIRVPKLGMMLVGWGGNNGSTLTAGIIANREGISWATKDKVQQANYFGSLTQASSIRVGSIDGEEIYAPFKSLLPMVNPDDIVFGGWDISDMNLADAMARSKVLDIDLQKQLRPYMESMVPLPGIFDPDFVAANQTSRANNVVKGTKKEQVQQIIKDIREFKEKSKVDRVVVLWTANTERYSNVIVGLNDTIENLMASVDKNESEISPSTLYAIACVLENVPFINGSPQNTFVPGLIDLAIHRNSLIGGDDFKSGQTKMKSVLVDFLVGAGIKPTSIVSYNHLGNNDGMNLSAPQTFRSKEISKSNVVDDMVSSNGILFEPGEHPDHVVVIKYVPYVGDSKRAMDEYTSEIFMGGKSTIVLHNTCEDSLLAAPIILDLVLLAELSTRIQFKAEGEGKFHSFHPVATILSYLTKAPLVPPGTPVVNALSKQRAMLENIMRACVGLAPENNMILEYK